From the Rhodothalassiaceae bacterium genome, one window contains:
- the speE gene encoding polyamine aminopropyltransferase, which translates to MTRTDAKNEEWFEETLYSAHWRQRLKVTRTLARGETAWQKIWLFENPSWGKVLVLDDALQLTTGDEFSYHEMLAHPPILAHGRARHVAIVGGGDGGTLREVCRHAGVARVTMMELDPDVIAFSKKHLPEVSGGAFDDPRLDLVIGDAARSVAADGPGFDVIIVDSTDCFGPGEVLFGEAFYAACRRRLNPGGILVTQLGNPAIDGFVMEKALANQARAGFADVRIYLTVVPTYIGGHLAVGWASDDPAVYDVPLDALRERPVPEGLRYYSPEIHAAARVLPPWLGELVARSLAGARAGSDAASASAD; encoded by the coding sequence ATGACACGGACCGACGCAAAGAACGAGGAGTGGTTCGAGGAGACGCTCTATTCGGCCCACTGGCGCCAGCGTCTGAAGGTCACCCGCACGCTCGCGCGCGGCGAGACCGCCTGGCAGAAGATCTGGCTGTTCGAGAACCCCTCCTGGGGCAAGGTGCTGGTGCTGGATGACGCCCTGCAGCTGACCACGGGAGACGAATTCTCCTATCACGAGATGCTCGCGCATCCGCCCATCCTGGCCCACGGGCGCGCGCGCCATGTGGCGATCGTCGGCGGCGGCGACGGAGGAACGCTGCGCGAGGTCTGCCGGCATGCGGGCGTCGCGCGCGTGACGATGATGGAGCTCGATCCCGACGTCATTGCGTTTTCGAAGAAGCATCTGCCGGAGGTGAGCGGCGGCGCCTTCGATGATCCGCGCCTTGATCTCGTGATCGGGGATGCCGCCCGCTCCGTGGCCGCAGACGGGCCCGGCTTCGACGTCATCATCGTCGATTCGACGGACTGCTTCGGCCCCGGCGAGGTGCTCTTCGGCGAGGCCTTCTATGCGGCCTGCCGGCGCCGGCTCAATCCCGGCGGCATCCTCGTCACCCAGCTCGGCAATCCGGCCATCGACGGCTTCGTGATGGAAAAGGCGCTCGCAAACCAGGCCCGGGCGGGATTTGCGGATGTGCGCATCTATCTGACGGTGGTGCCGACCTACATCGGCGGGCATCTGGCCGTCGGCTGGGCGAGCGACGATCCGGCCGTCTACGACGTGCCGCTCGATGCGCTGCGGGAGCGCCCGGTGCCGGAGGGTCTGCGCTACTACTCGCCCGAGATCCACGCCGCCGCGCGGGTGCTGCCGCCCTGGCTCGGCGAGCTGGTGGCGCGCAGCCTGGCGGGCGCCCGTGCCGGCTCCGATGCCGCCTCCGCATCCGCGGACTGA
- the mutL gene encoding DNA mismatch repair protein MutL produces the protein MTAARIRRLDEATINRIAAGEVVERPASVVKELVENALDAGARRIGVAITGGGVSRILVEDDGCGMTAEELALAVERHATSKLARAEDLARIATLGFRGEALPSIGAVARLVIRSRPADAPEGAEIRVEAGRVEPVRPAALSPGTRVEVRDLFFATPARRKFLKSERAETAACLDVLRRLAMAHPGVAFTVESGGRRVLQLSATAADLVADGADARIAGILGEEFLAHAVPFAVTREGLRLSGWAGLPTFARGSPQHQYLFVNGRSVKDRLLLGAIRGAYRDLLAADRHPMIVLALAIAPEEVDVNVHPAKAEVRFRDPGRVRAIVVSTLREVLAAAGHRPAEPSRRFVAPAAAPARSRAPAAPTRVQPGFAESGADWAPAAPVEEAAGGDLREEEGRAASFPLGAARAQVKGTYVIAETADGLVIVDQHAAHERLVYERMKRELVAGALRPQLLLVPEIVELAPEAAALLVGEAARLKRLGLVIEAFGEDAVAVRAVPAALADRLDIPGLVRDLVDALDDDRFGEVLEERLLALLADRACRMSVRAGRRLAIEEMNALLREMERTPYSGQCNHGRPTHVFLSWAEIERLFGRR, from the coding sequence ATGACCGCTGCGCGCATCCGCCGGCTGGACGAGGCGACGATCAACCGCATCGCCGCCGGCGAGGTCGTGGAGCGGCCGGCCAGCGTCGTCAAGGAACTGGTCGAGAACGCCCTGGACGCCGGCGCGCGGCGCATCGGCGTCGCGATCACGGGCGGCGGCGTCTCCCGCATCCTCGTGGAGGACGACGGCTGCGGCATGACGGCGGAGGAGCTTGCGCTGGCCGTAGAACGCCACGCCACCTCCAAGCTCGCCCGCGCCGAGGATCTGGCGCGCATCGCAACCCTCGGCTTTCGCGGCGAGGCGCTGCCGTCGATCGGCGCCGTCGCCCGGCTCGTCATCCGTTCGCGCCCGGCGGATGCGCCCGAGGGCGCGGAGATCCGGGTGGAGGCCGGGCGCGTGGAGCCCGTGCGGCCGGCGGCCCTTTCCCCCGGCACGCGGGTCGAGGTGCGCGATCTCTTCTTCGCGACCCCCGCGCGGCGCAAGTTTCTCAAGTCGGAGCGGGCCGAAACCGCGGCCTGCCTCGACGTCCTGCGCCGGCTCGCGATGGCGCATCCGGGCGTGGCGTTCACCGTCGAAAGCGGGGGGCGGCGGGTGCTGCAGCTGTCGGCGACCGCCGCCGATCTCGTCGCCGACGGCGCGGATGCACGCATTGCCGGGATCCTCGGTGAGGAGTTTCTCGCCCATGCCGTGCCCTTCGCCGTGACGCGCGAGGGCCTGCGCCTGTCGGGCTGGGCGGGGCTTCCGACCTTCGCCCGCGGCAGCCCCCAGCATCAGTATCTCTTCGTCAACGGCCGCAGCGTGAAGGACCGGCTGCTGCTCGGTGCGATCCGGGGCGCCTACCGCGACCTGCTGGCCGCGGACCGGCATCCGATGATCGTGCTGGCGCTCGCGATCGCGCCCGAGGAGGTGGACGTGAACGTCCATCCCGCCAAGGCCGAGGTCCGCTTCCGCGATCCCGGGCGCGTGCGCGCCATCGTCGTGTCCACGCTGCGCGAGGTGCTGGCCGCTGCCGGCCATCGCCCGGCGGAGCCTTCGCGCAGATTCGTCGCGCCCGCGGCCGCACCGGCGCGAAGCCGTGCGCCGGCCGCCCCGACGCGCGTGCAGCCGGGCTTTGCGGAAAGCGGGGCGGACTGGGCGCCCGCCGCCCCCGTGGAGGAGGCGGCAGGGGGTGACCTGCGGGAAGAGGAGGGGCGGGCGGCGTCCTTCCCGCTCGGGGCGGCGCGGGCGCAGGTCAAGGGAACCTACGTGATCGCAGAGACCGCGGACGGCCTCGTCATCGTCGACCAGCATGCCGCCCATGAACGCCTCGTCTACGAGCGGATGAAGCGCGAGCTCGTCGCCGGCGCGCTGCGCCCGCAGCTTCTGCTCGTGCCCGAGATCGTGGAGCTCGCGCCCGAGGCGGCGGCCTTGCTCGTGGGCGAAGCCGCGCGGCTCAAGAGACTCGGCCTCGTGATCGAGGCCTTCGGCGAGGACGCGGTGGCGGTGCGCGCCGTGCCGGCGGCGCTCGCCGACCGCCTCGACATTCCGGGCCTCGTGCGCGACCTCGTGGACGCCCTGGACGACGATCGGTTCGGCGAGGTGCTCGAGGAGCGGCTGCTCGCGCTGCTTGCCGACCGGGCCTGCCGCATGAGCGTGCGCGCCGGCCGCCGGCTTGCGATCGAAGAGATGAACGCGCTGCTGCGCGAGATGGAGCGCACGCCGTATTCCGGCCAGTGCAACCACGGCCGGCCGACCCACGTTTTCCTGAGCTGGGCCGAGATCGAGCGCCTCTTCGGCCGCCGCTAG
- the lspA gene encoding lipoprotein signal peptidase yields the protein MARAVPSWPGPGDPRRAGLLLAAAVLVCDQLSKRWLLPHLAGGRVIELLPVLDFRLVWNTGISMGLLQDAGAWLNVAIAAVTLMVAVWLWRARASLEALALGAILGGAVGNLVDRLRFGAVMDFVHVHVGSWSFYVFNLADAALTLGAVALALALIRSDPAESIDEGGRRL from the coding sequence ATGGCGCGGGCGGTGCCGAGCTGGCCGGGCCCCGGCGACCCGCGCAGGGCAGGTCTTCTGCTCGCCGCGGCCGTTCTCGTCTGCGATCAGCTCAGCAAGCGGTGGCTGCTGCCGCATCTCGCCGGCGGGCGCGTGATCGAGCTTCTGCCGGTGCTGGATTTCCGGCTCGTCTGGAACACCGGCATCAGCATGGGGCTGCTTCAGGATGCCGGCGCCTGGCTGAATGTCGCGATCGCGGCCGTCACCCTGATGGTCGCCGTCTGGCTCTGGCGCGCCCGCGCAAGCCTGGAGGCGCTTGCGCTCGGCGCGATTCTCGGCGGCGCCGTCGGCAATCTCGTCGACCGGCTGCGCTTCGGCGCGGTGATGGACTTCGTGCATGTCCATGTCGGAAGCTGGAGCTTCTACGTCTTCAATCTCGCCGATGCGGCGCTGACCCTGGGCGCCGTGGCGCTCGCGCTCGCCCTGATCCGGTCGGATCCGGCGGAGAGCATCGACGAGGGCGGGCGGCGCTTGTGA
- a CDS encoding DNA-binding response regulator, whose protein sequence is MSRRRILLVDDDEELRRGLAEQLALHEEFEPIEARSASEGIERARQGQIDMILLDVGLPDIDGREACRMMRKAGVRVPIIMLTGADTDADMILGLESGANDYVTKPFRFGVLLARMRAHLRQHQHSEDATFHLGNQEYRPATKMLVHARTGKRTPLTDKENAILKYLLRAEGRVVSRQELLDEVWGFNARVTTHTLETHVYRLRQKLEDDASEPQVLITEPGGYRLNVRS, encoded by the coding sequence ATGTCGAGACGACGCATTCTGCTGGTGGACGACGACGAGGAGCTGCGCCGCGGGCTCGCCGAGCAGCTGGCGCTGCACGAGGAGTTCGAGCCGATCGAGGCGCGTTCGGCCAGCGAGGGCATCGAGCGCGCCCGCCAGGGCCAGATCGACATGATCCTGCTCGACGTCGGCCTGCCGGACATCGACGGCCGCGAGGCCTGCCGGATGATGCGCAAGGCCGGCGTGCGCGTGCCGATCATCATGCTGACCGGGGCGGACACCGACGCCGACATGATCCTCGGTCTCGAATCGGGTGCCAACGACTATGTGACGAAGCCCTTCCGCTTCGGCGTGCTGCTGGCGCGCATGCGGGCCCATCTGCGCCAGCACCAGCACAGCGAGGACGCCACCTTCCATCTCGGCAACCAGGAATACCGGCCGGCGACGAAGATGCTGGTCCACGCCCGCACCGGCAAGCGCACGCCGCTGACCGACAAGGAGAACGCGATCCTGAAGTATCTCCTGCGCGCGGAAGGCCGGGTCGTCAGCCGCCAGGAGCTGCTGGACGAGGTGTGGGGCTTCAACGCCCGGGTCACCACCCACACGCTCGAGACCCATGTCTACCGCCTGCGGCAGAAGCTCGAGGACGACGCCTCCGAGCCGCAGGTGCTGATCACCGAGCCCGGCGGCTACCGGCTCAACGTGCGCTCGTGA
- a CDS encoding GTP cyclohydrolase-2: MRRPPVNSAATTGSPETGRLVRRLRHAVADLRLGWPVRVELAGGRGLLAIAADAVREPAAPAPAAAIARARPAGELWLSAPRAAVLHLPHKGRPFVALELAAGWDPDELAALVDPTRDLARPWKGPWPRVEHDAHADALAETLFALLRAAGRLPAVLVTAGDVCAGEDAPVTVTPAMGALLEEAAPQLVEIARAALPLERAPETRIVAFRQGDGGPEHFALLIGDPLPRRPALLRLHSECFTGDHLGSLKCDCGDQLAGALARLAAEPGGGILLYLAQEGRGIGLIAKLKAYALQDQGFDTIEANERLGFAADHRNFAIAAAMLKALGFTRIRLLTNNPDKVAALEAAGITVLERVPHRFPARPENARYLDAKRRKAGHDL; the protein is encoded by the coding sequence ATGCGAAGACCGCCCGTGAACAGCGCCGCCACCACAGGATCGCCCGAGACCGGCCGCCTCGTGCGGCGGCTGCGCCACGCCGTGGCGGATCTGAGACTCGGCTGGCCGGTGCGCGTCGAGCTTGCCGGTGGCCGCGGGCTTCTCGCGATCGCGGCCGATGCCGTGCGCGAGCCCGCCGCGCCGGCCCCGGCGGCTGCGATCGCGCGGGCGCGTCCGGCCGGCGAGCTGTGGCTGAGTGCACCGCGCGCGGCGGTGCTGCATCTGCCGCACAAGGGCCGCCCCTTCGTGGCGCTGGAGCTTGCGGCGGGATGGGATCCGGACGAGCTTGCCGCGCTCGTCGATCCCACGCGCGACCTCGCCCGGCCGTGGAAGGGGCCCTGGCCGCGGGTCGAGCATGACGCGCATGCCGATGCCCTGGCCGAGACCCTGTTCGCGCTGCTCAGGGCCGCGGGTCGGCTTCCCGCCGTGCTTGTCACGGCCGGAGACGTGTGCGCAGGGGAGGATGCGCCCGTCACCGTCACGCCGGCGATGGGCGCACTGCTCGAGGAAGCCGCGCCGCAGCTCGTCGAGATCGCCCGCGCCGCGCTGCCGCTCGAGCGCGCGCCGGAGACCCGCATCGTCGCCTTCCGCCAGGGCGACGGCGGCCCGGAACATTTCGCGCTGCTCATCGGCGATCCCCTGCCCCGCCGCCCGGCCCTCCTGCGCCTGCATTCGGAGTGCTTCACGGGCGATCATCTGGGCTCGCTCAAATGCGACTGCGGCGACCAGCTCGCCGGAGCGCTGGCGCGGCTCGCGGCCGAGCCGGGCGGCGGGATCCTGCTCTATCTCGCCCAGGAGGGACGCGGCATCGGGCTTATCGCCAAGCTCAAGGCCTATGCGCTTCAGGACCAGGGATTCGACACCATCGAGGCCAACGAGCGCCTAGGGTTCGCCGCCGATCACCGCAATTTCGCGATCGCGGCGGCGATGCTGAAGGCCCTGGGGTTCACCCGCATCCGGCTGCTCACCAACAATCCCGACAAGGTCGCGGCGCTGGAGGCGGCCGGGATTACGGTTCTGGAGCGCGTGCCCCACCGCTTTCCCGCGCGGCCGGAGAACGCCCGCTATCTGGACGCCAAGCGCCGCAAGGCCGGCCACGACCTCTAG
- the prs gene encoding ribose-phosphate pyrophosphokinase, producing the protein MKILTGNANPPLAEAIAAYLNIPLTKASVKRFSDQEVFVEIHENVRGEDVFVVQPTSFPANDNLMELLVCIDALRRASARRITAVIPYFGYARQDRKPGPRTPISAKLVANLITTAGADRVLTMDLHAGQIQGFFDIPTDNLYALPVFVRDIRERYGTEDLMIVSPDVGGVVRARAHASRLGVPLAIVDKRREQAGVSEVMNIIGDVEGRRCILVDDIVDSGGTLCNAAEALLEKGAKEVLAYVSHGVLSGGAVARISSSKLAELVITDSIMATEAVRVSKKIRRITIAPLLAEAIHRISHETSVSSLFD; encoded by the coding sequence ATGAAGATCCTGACGGGCAACGCGAACCCGCCGCTCGCCGAGGCGATCGCGGCCTATCTCAACATCCCGCTCACCAAGGCGAGCGTGAAGCGCTTCTCCGACCAGGAGGTCTTCGTCGAGATCCACGAGAACGTGCGCGGCGAGGACGTCTTCGTCGTCCAGCCGACGAGCTTTCCGGCCAACGACAACCTCATGGAACTGCTCGTGTGCATCGATGCGCTGCGCCGCGCCTCCGCGCGCCGGATCACGGCCGTCATTCCCTATTTCGGCTATGCGCGTCAGGACAGGAAGCCCGGCCCGCGCACGCCGATCTCGGCCAAGCTCGTGGCGAACCTGATCACCACAGCCGGCGCCGACCGGGTGCTGACGATGGATCTGCACGCCGGCCAGATCCAGGGCTTCTTCGACATTCCGACCGACAATCTCTACGCGCTTCCCGTCTTCGTGCGCGACATCCGGGAACGCTACGGCACCGAAGATCTGATGATCGTCTCACCCGACGTCGGCGGCGTGGTGCGGGCGCGGGCCCATGCGAGCCGGCTCGGCGTGCCGCTTGCGATCGTGGACAAGCGGCGCGAGCAGGCGGGCGTGTCCGAGGTCATGAACATCATCGGCGACGTCGAGGGCCGGCGCTGCATCCTCGTCGACGACATCGTCGATTCGGGCGGCACGCTGTGCAACGCCGCCGAGGCGCTCCTGGAGAAGGGCGCAAAAGAGGTGCTCGCCTATGTGAGCCATGGCGTGCTCTCGGGCGGGGCGGTGGCGCGGATCTCCTCCAGCAAGCTGGCCGAGCTCGTCATCACCGATTCCATCATGGCGACCGAGGCGGTGCGGGTGTCGAAGAAGATCCGCCGCATCACCATCGCGCCGCTTCTGGCCGAGGCCATCCACCGCATCAGCCACGAGACCTCGGTCTCCAGCCTGTTCGACTGA
- a CDS encoding AMP-dependent synthetase: MTLTGAEPSTSLVAAFWRQVEAGPERTFLAAKRDGRYHGMTWKEVAGAIARLARGLKAQGVEPGDRVVLVSENRPEWLIADFAIMTLGAVTVPAYTTNTVRDHLHILENSGAKGVIVSTRRLLKNTLPAAHQSDATEFVITMEDVALKQSLNARLLAWDAVLEGTADDLAILEEAAGRFRREDLACIIYTSGTGGAPKGVMLSHGAILSNCEDAHDVLAPTLGLEGHRFLSFLPLSHAYEHTAGQMLPVTLGAEIYYAESVEKLATNMAEARPTIMVVVPRLFEMLRQRVQAAIRKEGGLKARLFEEALRLGIKRTRAPDSLTLGERIRDRALDALVRAKVRRRFGGRLKALVSGGAPLNPGVGEFFVALGLRLLQGYGQTEAAPIISVNRPEHPKIHTVGPPLKSVTVRIADDGEILVRGELVMKGYWRDEATTRRTIVDGWLHTGDIGMIDEDGHLVITDRKKDIIVLDKGENISPARVEGMLTLEPEIAQAMVYGDSRPYLVGLIVPDAEWAAEWARAHGLPAKLEELAGQAAFRRAVEDAVERVNRRLAALERVRRFALLAEPFTIENGMMTPTLKVRRHKVRERYGELIESLYGGGSTAGGKDSSMTAAGRDGDEGGRR, from the coding sequence ATGACGCTGACGGGCGCGGAACCTTCAACCAGCCTCGTGGCGGCCTTCTGGCGGCAGGTCGAGGCCGGACCGGAGCGCACATTTCTCGCGGCCAAGCGCGACGGCCGCTACCACGGCATGACCTGGAAGGAGGTGGCGGGCGCCATCGCCAGACTCGCACGCGGCCTCAAGGCCCAGGGCGTCGAGCCGGGCGACCGCGTCGTCCTCGTCTCCGAGAACCGGCCGGAATGGCTGATCGCGGATTTCGCGATCATGACGCTCGGTGCGGTCACGGTGCCGGCCTACACCACGAACACGGTGCGCGATCACCTCCACATCCTCGAGAACAGCGGCGCGAAGGGCGTGATCGTCTCGACCCGGCGGCTGCTCAAGAACACCCTGCCGGCGGCCCACCAGTCGGACGCGACGGAATTCGTCATCACGATGGAGGATGTCGCACTCAAGCAGTCGCTGAACGCCCGGCTGCTGGCGTGGGACGCGGTTCTCGAGGGCACGGCGGATGATCTCGCGATCCTCGAGGAGGCGGCCGGCCGCTTCCGGCGCGAGGATCTCGCCTGCATCATCTACACCTCGGGCACCGGCGGCGCGCCGAAGGGGGTGATGCTCTCGCATGGGGCGATCCTCAGCAATTGCGAGGACGCCCACGACGTGCTCGCGCCGACGCTGGGGCTTGAGGGACACCGCTTCCTCTCCTTCCTGCCGCTTTCCCACGCCTACGAGCACACGGCCGGCCAGATGCTGCCGGTCACATTGGGCGCCGAAATCTACTACGCCGAATCCGTGGAAAAGCTCGCGACCAACATGGCCGAGGCCCGGCCCACCATCATGGTGGTGGTGCCGCGGCTGTTCGAGATGCTGCGCCAGCGCGTGCAGGCGGCGATCCGCAAGGAAGGCGGCCTCAAGGCGCGCCTGTTCGAGGAGGCGCTGCGCCTCGGCATCAAGCGCACCCGCGCGCCCGACTCGCTGACCCTGGGCGAACGGATCCGCGATCGCGCGCTCGACGCCCTCGTGCGCGCCAAGGTGCGGCGGCGCTTCGGCGGCCGCCTCAAGGCGCTGGTATCGGGCGGCGCGCCGCTCAACCCCGGGGTCGGCGAATTCTTCGTCGCGCTGGGGCTGCGGCTGCTGCAGGGCTACGGGCAGACGGAGGCCGCCCCCATCATCTCCGTCAACCGGCCGGAGCATCCGAAGATCCACACGGTCGGCCCGCCGCTCAAGTCGGTCACCGTGAGGATCGCCGACGACGGCGAGATCCTCGTGCGCGGCGAGCTGGTGATGAAGGGCTACTGGCGCGACGAGGCCACCACCCGGCGCACCATCGTCGACGGCTGGCTGCACACCGGCGACATCGGCATGATCGACGAGGACGGCCACCTCGTCATCACCGACCGCAAGAAGGACATCATCGTCCTCGACAAGGGCGAGAACATCTCGCCGGCGCGCGTGGAGGGCATGCTGACGCTGGAGCCCGAGATCGCCCAGGCGATGGTCTACGGCGACTCCCGCCCCTACCTCGTCGGCCTCATCGTCCCGGATGCGGAATGGGCGGCCGAATGGGCGCGCGCGCATGGCCTGCCCGCAAAGCTCGAGGAGCTCGCGGGTCAGGCGGCTTTCCGGCGGGCGGTGGAGGATGCGGTCGAGCGCGTCAACCGAAGGCTCGCCGCGCTCGAGCGGGTCAGGCGTTTCGCGCTGCTCGCCGAGCCCTTCACCATCGAAAACGGGATGATGACGCCCACCCTCAAGGTCCGCCGCCACAAGGTGCGCGAGCGCTACGGCGAGCTGATCGAAAGTTTGTACGGCGGCGGCTCGACCGCAGGGGGCAAAGACTCTAGCATGACCGCTGCCGGACGTGACGGAGACGAAGGCGGCCGCCGCTGA
- a CDS encoding cyclase, with protein MVAGEEAEMRTHAAAAIGFALLGFGPTLMTPPAAAQQDMADVEVRAEHVAGQVHVLFGRGGNIGVFAGDEAVILIDDQFAPLTPKIEAAVRTISDKPIRFILNTHWHGDHTGGNENFGKAGVVIVAHDNVYRRMSTDQFMAAFNRHVPAAPRAALPVVTFNAELAFHLNGEEVRAHHIAHAHTDGDSLVHFTKSNVIHMGDIMFNGFYPFIDLGSGGNVKGMIAGVEKALAIADENTRIIPGHGPLTDRKGLEAYHRMLVTARDRVQKLIDEGKSLEEAIAAKPMADYDEAWGKAFIKPEQFITFVYRSLKPED; from the coding sequence ATGGTGGCCGGGGAGGAGGCGGAGATGCGCACACATGCGGCAGCGGCGATCGGGTTCGCCCTTCTGGGATTCGGCCCAACGCTCATGACGCCGCCGGCGGCGGCCCAGCAGGACATGGCCGACGTCGAGGTGAGGGCCGAGCATGTCGCCGGCCAGGTTCACGTGCTCTTCGGCCGGGGCGGCAACATCGGCGTCTTCGCGGGTGACGAGGCGGTGATCCTGATCGACGACCAGTTCGCGCCGCTCACGCCGAAGATCGAGGCGGCGGTGCGGACCATCTCCGACAAGCCGATCCGCTTCATCCTCAACACCCACTGGCACGGCGACCACACGGGCGGCAACGAGAACTTCGGCAAGGCCGGCGTCGTGATCGTCGCCCACGACAATGTCTACCGGCGGATGTCGACGGACCAGTTCATGGCCGCCTTCAACCGCCATGTGCCGGCCGCGCCGCGTGCGGCGTTGCCCGTCGTTACCTTCAACGCCGAACTCGCCTTCCATCTCAACGGTGAGGAGGTGCGCGCCCATCACATCGCGCACGCCCACACCGACGGCGATTCGCTCGTGCATTTCACGAAGAGCAACGTCATCCACATGGGCGACATCATGTTCAACGGCTTCTATCCCTTCATCGACCTCGGCTCGGGCGGCAATGTGAAGGGCATGATCGCGGGCGTGGAGAAGGCGCTCGCCATCGCGGACGAGAACACCCGCATCATCCCGGGCCACGGCCCGCTGACCGACCGCAAGGGGCTCGAGGCCTATCACCGCATGCTGGTCACCGCCCGCGACCGGGTCCAGAAGCTCATCGACGAGGGCAAGTCGCTCGAGGAGGCGATTGCCGCAAAACCCATGGCGGACTATGACGAGGCCTGGGGCAAGGCCTTCATCAAGCCCGAGCAGTTCATCACCTTCGTCTACCGCAGCCTCAAACCGGAGGACTGA